Below is a window of Parafrankia irregularis DNA.
GTCGTAGCCCAGGTTCGCCAGCGTCATCGGGGTTCGCGCGAAGGCGATCGCGATCGACGTCCCGACGGTGATCGAGTCGGTCACGATCGATGCCTGCAGACACTGGAGGAACGGGTCGTGGCTGGTCTCCCCCACCCAGGCCCCGGCGTAGCCGTCCTTCTCGACCTCGACCGCGGAGCCTGCGGTCACGGCGATGTCGTCCGACAGGTTGTAATCGATCTTCATTGCTGCTCCTCGCCCCGATCCACCGCCGGCCACCGATCCTCAGGTTGGCGTCCCCGCACCGATGTAGGCAACCGATCCAGGCCCCCTCGACAAGTCACATAACAGGTCGCATCGATCTCGTAACGCACGGTATGAAATCCGAAGCCTCCGGGCACGGGTGAGGGAGAACCCGCACACGACAACCACCCTGCTGGAGGGATGACTTCATGAGTGCATCAGGCGATCGTGGCCACGATCTTCGCGGCCACGGCCACGATCTTCATGGCCACGCCTTTCACGAGCATGGCCGCGGCCGTGGCCACGGCGGCGCGTCCGGTGGTGCGGGAGCGGGCCAGGACCTGGGCGCCAAGGCCATGGGGGCGCTGCTCCCGCTGGGCATCGGCTGGCTGCTGTTCGCACTGGCCATCCCGATGTTCGGACTGACCACCGGCAAGTCGATCGCCGTCCTGCTCGGGATCACACTGCTGCTGGGTGCGCTCAGCGAGCTGGTCACCGGCCTGGCTTCCGGCGTCTCCTGGCGGCCCACACACGCGGCCCTGGCCGTCGCGCTGGCCGCCGGCGGCATCGTGGCGCTCGTCTGGCCCAGCCCGACACTGGCCGTGGTCGCCCGGATCGCCGCCTGGTCACTGCTGGCCCTCGGCATCCACGCCCTGGTGTCGGCGTTCTCGCAGCGGCAGGCAGCGCATGGGGGTACCTGGTGGGCTCCGCTGACCATCGGCGCGTTCTCGGTCGCGA
It encodes the following:
- a CDS encoding HdeD family acid-resistance protein, which gives rise to MSASGDRGHDLRGHGHDLHGHAFHEHGRGRGHGGASGGAGAGQDLGAKAMGALLPLGIGWLLFALAIPMFGLTTGKSIAVLLGITLLLGALSELVTGLASGVSWRPTHAALAVALAAGGIVALVWPSPTLAVVARIAAWSLLALGIHALVSAFSQRQAAHGGTWWAPLTIGAFSVAMAFWAATHHHPTYSLVVLWVALTALVIGLTKFAATMRSADGEEPRLDTLMHSGFSGRAAAGAARAEQQPHMDPAAPTRGGGGS